From a region of the Alosa sapidissima isolate fAloSap1 chromosome 9, fAloSap1.pri, whole genome shotgun sequence genome:
- the LOC121718965 gene encoding interferon-induced protein 44-like, with amino-acid sequence MGDFWSKESPPSEQLMETGWCEINWGTIQNKEIKKNLRKLQLKNPAVEHLHILVIGPVGAGKSSFIQSVNSVFKNRMVNTACTVAAGGKSCTKTYTTNQFEDERARNLPFVISDVMGLENGKDCGVQPRDIIKILEGHIKNGYTFNPVKPCSEEDTGYNSRPTVNDMVHCLVFVIPVINFTVNGCMDSDLIRRMQNIRQIACDSGIPHVVILTKVDLACPLVQEDIKHVYRSRSIHRKAQACSDALGVPMSCIFPVKNYHEEKQLNPDMDALLLFTLREILNYANDFVENMREPEPEDHRMRSMGPFYSL; translated from the exons ATGGGGGATTTCTGGTCTAAAGAATCACCTCCATCTGAACAAT TGATGGAAACTGGCTGGTGTGAAATCAACTGGGGGACAAT TCAAAACAAAGAGATTAAGAAGAATCTAAGGAAACTTCAACTCAAGAATCCTGCTGTTGAGCATCTCCACATCCTTGTGATTGGCCCTGTTGGAGCCGGAAAGTCCAGCTTCATCCAGTCTGTAAACAGTGTCTTCAAGAACAGGATGGTCAATACAGCTTGCACAGTGGCAGCTGGTGGCAAAAGCTGTACTAAGACA TATACAACCAACCAATTTGAAGATGAACGTGCGAGGAATCTGCCATTTGTCATCAGTGACGTCATGGGCCTGGAGAATGGAAAGGATTGCGGAGTGCAACCTCGTGACATCATCAAGATTTTGGAAGGTCACATCAAAAATGGCTATACG tttaATCCTGTAAAGCCATGCTCAGAAGAAGACACAGGATACAACAGCCGCCCAACTGTGAATGACATGGTTCACTGCTTGGTGTTCGTCATTCCAGTTATCAACTTCACAGTTAATGGCTGTATGGACAGTGATCTCATCAGGAGGATGCAAAACATCAGACAAATAGCTTGTGATTCTG GGATCCCTCATGTGGTCATCTTGACAAAGGTGGATCTGGCTTGCCCTCTTGTGCAAGAGGACATCAAACATGTGTACAGGAGCAGGAGCATCCATCGAAAG gcgCAAGCATGTAGCGATGCCCTGGGAGTCCCCATGAGTTGTATCTTCCCAGTAAAGAACTACCATGAGGAGAAGCAGCTCAACCCTGATATGGATGCACTGCTGCTGTTCACACTGAGAGAGATCCTGAACTACGCCAACGACTTTGTGGAGAACATGAGGGAGCCTGAACCTGAAGATCACAGGATGAGAAGCATGGGACCCTTTTACTCCCTTTGA